The sequence CACTTACCAGGGGACAGTGAACGGAGAACCTGACGATCCACATGAATTTTTGAAGCAAAAATGGCAAAATGAATCTGCAAAACTTTTGAATGAAAGTGAGGATGTGTATTCCACCAGAAGTCAAACAGAAGCAGACTATACATTTGATATCAAAGCGACAGAAGATCGTGGATATTTTTCTGCCAAAGTATCTCTTTGGCTTTCTTTACCAACTCTTGGGATTTTACCTTATTACGCAGGATCCCATATTACTATGAATGTAGTTGTGAAAGATAAAAAAGGAAAAGTTCTTGCCGAAATGAAACGTGAAGAGAAAAAAACTGAAGTCGGTCAAATCTTACTTTTATTTGTAATGCCTTTTGCTGATCCAGTGGCAAAAGCAGATGCACAAAGAAGAGATTTACTTAGTTCAGTCTTTGCTGAAATCAAAGAAAAAGGTTATTTAAAATAATAACATTCGAAAGATTCTCATTCTGCTCTGTTTGCAGGATGAGAATTAACTCTTCCATACGAAACCTAAATTCTTATTTCAGTCATCGTATAGCGGTCCCAAGTTTCATTTGCATTCAAACTAAAATCGAAACCGAGAAACAATCTTTTCCATTGAATCAGATACAGTTTGCAGACGATTTGCTTCTTCGGAAATTTCACCAAAGGTTGTAGAAATTTTTGAATGGTTCTCCCACAACTCTTGTAAATTAGTATTCGACTCTTCTGTGTATCCTGTTTGTAATTTCATTTCTTCGGTAATTTGTTCTGCATCCCGCTGGAACTGAGCGACAAGTTCCTTTAATGACTTTACATTCTCGGAACTTGTTTCACTCGTCCTACCAAACATCTGCACTACTTTCGAAATTTCTTCAAATTTTAATTTTACATCTTCATTGGTGGATATAATTTCTTTCATGGATTCCAAACTTTCTTTGGAAGCAACTTGAGATAACTTTACAACTCGTTTGATTTCTTCTATATTCTTTGCTGTTTCATCTGCAAGACGTGATACTTCACCAGCGACAACAGCAAATCCCCTTCCCATTGATCCGGCACGTGCCGCTTCAATGGACGCATTTAAGGAAAGTAAATTCACTCGGTCGGATATACCTTCTACAATTGAAATGGTTTCTTTGATATTTTCACTCATTTGATTCATCACTTCTACCTTTTCATAGGCAGATTGGATGGCATCCTTTGCAACTTGAATGGTTCCAATAGAATGAACTGTATTTTGTGCCAAACCATCCGCTTTTACTGAAAGGTCTGTCATTTCTTCAGTAACTCGAGTGAGTTCTGTCACTAAAAAATTAGTTTTATCTTTTTGGGAAAGAACACGATCATAAGTCGCTCGGGATAAATTTTGGATTTGGTTTACCGATTCAAAAGTGGAATCTAGTTTGTTTTTTTCTGCACTTACCTGAGAATCGATGACACTTCCTTTATCTAAAATTAGTCTAGATGTGGAAAGGAGTGATATAGCTTCTACTTTTGCTGTTTGGAAATACTGGCGTAACGATTCCATAAATAAGTTTAATTTTGTAATTGTATGGCTCAAGTTTGTGGCAGAAAGCTGCGGGATGGTTTCCGAAAGTTCCCCTTTGGATAGTTTTTCTATCGAGTGATTTAAGTTACCAATATCTTCTTTAAGAGATTTACTACCAACATATGCAGCATAGATGATTATGACTACCATCATGATAAAAACGATTGGCATTTGGTAAAACCAATACGGAGAACGAAACTCCGTTAATAAAATCAAAAACAAATAATATCCAAACGTTAACATTGGTAACAATGCAACCGCAATCATCGTAAAAAGATTTCTTTGGAACACACCAAAAACCCTAATTTTCGTTTCATCCAAAAGAACAGAAGACAATTCCTTTGCTTTTAATACGGGACTTAAGTTTACTTCCGTTTGAAAATAAAATGCCAAATAGATAATGGGAGATAACATCACACAAGCATAGGGCAATGCTAATATTTCTTTCCATGGAAGTTCCAAAACGGTCGTTGCCATAAAGGAAAATCCAAAAATAGAAGTGGTCCAACGGATGAGGATGACCTTGCCTTCCCAATGCGGATGTTCCAAAAGACCTTTTTTCAAAACTTCTAAGGTTTTTCCATCCGTCTGACTAGTATAAGCTAACAGACGTTTCAATCTACGATACCGCAAAAAAATTCCAATGATTAGTGGGAGAAGAGAAAGTAGAGAACCAAGAATGGCAAGTTGGATGAGAGTTGTAACATCAAAACGTGAGGCAAATAAACAAAAGTTTATAAAATAAGGAAAAATCAGCAAGTAGAGAGGAGCTTCAATTGCAATAGTCAATTTTCTGATGAGTAGATTCTGATTCATGCTCTGTGGTCCGCCATTTCGTTTGACAATCATTTCAGAAATCCCAAAGGACTTCACCTACTTTCGTATTTTTTTTAACTAGGAACAACCCGAGGTCTAGGTTCAGGATTCAATTTAATAGGCTCGAAACTCCGAAATTATGTGGATTCCAGTTTTAAAATGGAAATTTCAGAAGGAGCACCTAATCGAAACGGAGGGCCCCAATATCCGGTTCCCCGACTAACATAAACTAAAGAATTTTTATACTGATGCAAACCGGAAACAAACTTCTGAGCAAAATAAATCAAAATATTGCCGGGAAAAAATTGTCCGCCATGGGTGTGCCCAGAGATTTGCAACTGAAAACCAGCTTCACTTGCTTCATAAATACTATTGGGTTGGTGGGCCAATAATATTTTAAAATCACAATTTTCACCACCAAGCATGGCTCGTTTAGGATCTGTTTGGTGAGATTTGATCATTCGACCGGCGGTTAAATCCGTAACTCCTGCCATTAATAATTTTGCTTTGCCAACTGTAAGAATTTGATTTTGGTTGAGTAGGATTTTCACTCCTAAGTTTTGGATCTCAGGCAACCAGGAAAGAACGCCTGAATAGTATTCATGATTTCCCGTTACGTAAAAGGTGCCATATTGAGACTGAATGCTAGCGAGTGGTTTTAAATGTTGTTTTAATGTAGAGGCTGGTCCATCGACCAAATCTCCGGTAATCACAACGGCATCAGGTGATTCCTGGTTAATCCTTTTCACAACTCTTTGTAAAAATTTTTCTTTGATCGTAGGTCCAATATGAACATCCGAAATTTGAACAATCTTAAAACCATCCAAGTCAGGGTGTAAATTTTTAATAGGAACTGACACTCGTTTGTATTGCAATCGAACGTGCGCATTAAAAAATCCAAGAGAACTGAGAGCCGTAGCAGCAACAATGGTTGAAAATGCTAAACTAAAGTTTTTAACTTCGGTGATTCCATCTAATGGAAATCCAAAATGAACCAAACTAGAAAACAAAACTTGCGAATATTGAGTGATAATTCCCAAATCCACCCAACGTAAAAAATCCATAAAAAGAACCAATGTGAATAGAATGGAAAAAAAACCAAAGTTGGTAAAGGTGATATAAGCAAAGATTGTTTGCGTTTTTTCCCGTTTGGAAATCCGACTAAAGGTATAAGTCAAGGGAACAAGTAAAACCAAAGCTCCAATTCCCAATAAAATCACAGAAACCACCGGTCCATTCAGTGAAAGTCCTGAGATCAACCGAAAGGTAGAATAATAATAGATAAATCCGAGTAACGATGTGAGAACGGACAAAAATAGGAAGAATGCTTTCAATTGTGTGACCCTATTCTTTGGACATAGATTAAATCACAAAAGTTGTCGATAATGAGACAGAAGGTTGAGGATGAAAGAAAAAGATACAGTTAGAACCAAGTCGGACGTAATTTTGATTGGCGCAGGGATCATGAGTGCCACCCTCGGAGTTCTTCTGAAAGAACTAGCACCTCACCTAACAATCACAGTTTTGGAACGTTTAGATGCTGCAGCAAGGGAAAGTTCAAATGCTTGGAATAATGCCGGAACTGGACACTCAGCCTTTTGTGAATTGAATTATACAATCGAAAATGAAGATGGTTCGATCCAAACAAAAAAGGCCCTTCAAATTGCAGAATGGTTTGAAATTTCGAAAGAATTCTGGGGTTATTTATCGGGCACCAAACGAATTTTAGACGCAGATGAATTCATTCATTCTATTCCTCATTACAGTTTTGTCTGGGGGGAGGAAAATGTCTCCTTTCTTAAAAAACGCTACGAAGCTTTAAAAAAATATGAACTCTTTAGAGGTCTCATTTATACAGATGATACCAAAACTTTAACCGAATGGCTCCCTCTGGTTATGTCTGGTCGTGATCTTTCAGAACCTGTTGCTGCTACCAAAATGGAATTAGGCACTGATGTCAACTTTGGAACATTAACTAGAGCCATGTTTCGTTATTTAGAAAGTTTTCCAGATGTTCATGTTCATTATTTTGAGGATGTAAAGGATTTGGAACGAAGTGAAAATGGTTTATGGCACCTAACATCAAATAATATTCAAACCCATGAAAAGGAACACCATGAAGCCAAATTTGTATTTATTGGAGCCGGTGGTGGTAGTCTTCCTCTTTTAGAAAAATCAGATATCCCTGAGGCTTCTGGCTTTGGTGGATTTCCAGTGAGTGGGCAATGGTTGCGTTGCCGCAACCGCGATGTCATCAAACAACATTTTGCAAAAGTATATGGTAAAGCAAATGTAGGTTCTCCACCAATGTCCGTTCCACATTTAGACACAAGAATCATAGAAGGAAAAAAAGAACTATTATTTGGACCATTTGCAGGTTTTACGACAAAGTTTCTAAAACGAGGATCATATTTAGATTTAGTGAAATCGCTGGAATTTGACAATATCTTTCCAATGTTATCTGCAGGGATGCACAACCTTCCATTAACAAAGTATCTCATTGGCCAAGCCATACAATCACATGAAGATAGGATCGATGCATTAAGAGAATACTTTCCTGAAGTAAAATCAGAAGATTGGGAATTAGTGATTGCAGGACAAAGGGTACAAGTCATCAAAAAAGATGAAGAAGAAGGTGGCGTTTTAGAATTTGGAACAGAGGTTGTCTCGGCTAAAGACGGATCTCTTGCAGCGTTACTGGGAGCAAGTCCCGGTGCTTCCACTTCCGTTTCGATTATGTTAGAAGTTTTAGCAGATTGTTTTCCAAAAGAAATGTCATCAAATGAATGGAAATCAAAACTCAAAATGATGATTCCAAGTTTTGGTGAATCCATGAAAGATAACCCGGAAGTTTGTTTGGTGAGCCGAAGAAATACTGCCGAACTTTTGGAACTCAACCAAACAGAAAAAACAAACGTTGGTTCCAAAAGGTAATCAATCAAAAAATACGATTGGGTTTCGAAGGTATTATTTTACTTTTTTTCGAAGCTCAATCACTACCTTTTCTTTTGATTCTACGGTATAAAGAGACGAACCCTGGGTGGAATTTATGATCCGCTGCGGACTTACTCCCTTATCTCTTAAAATCCTTGAGATTGCTTGGGAACGTTCAAAACCAAGGTCGTAGTTTTCATAATTTCCTGGTAAATCATCCCGAAAGGGGCTAGTATAAGTAATCACGAGAACATCATAATCCTTATACTCATTTACTAAACTGCGAGCAATGGCATCCAAGCGAGCTCTCCCTTCTAAGTGGATACGGCTTGTGGGTAGATCAAATATCTCACTAGCAAGAAATACAAATCTCTCCAATTTATTTTCTATGACCTGTTCTTTGGACTGGGTTGGAAGTTCCGAACCTGCTGTATCTAGGACAGAGGTAGGTTTGGTTTCTATCTCCTGTTTTACGTCTCCTAACGTGGAAAAACTGACCCCCAAACCTATTTTGTAAAATGTTTCTTCAAAATTTCCCTTGTTCCTATGACCAGAACTGGGAGCACTATAATTCACAATATAAACATTGGAATGTTCTAATTCAGCATTCACAAAAAGATGACTGTCGAAATGATACCTAAAACCAACAGCACCGAATACACGATTGGTACCGCCACCAAACAATCGTTCGTATCCAGCACCACCTCCGACTCGAATGTATGGATCCATGGGATCATTTGGTTGTAAGTGGAAAAAAAGATTCAAATCACCAGAAGTCGAATGGAAGACATCCCTTTTTTTTTGAACAGCTAAATCGTAAATGTCGCCTTGGTTTAGTCGACTGAGGAGAGTAGAATAGTTTGTAGCTGTTAATGCATATAGAATGATTTGTCTTTCGTCTACAGACCGAAAGTTAGAAGCCCGGATCACTTGGTCAGAAACGGATAATCCAATTCCAAAATAACGAAACAATCCATATTCGAATCCCAATTCACCGAAATGACTAGAAAGTTCAGTTCTCTGTTGGTTCACCGTACTGATAGTATAATAATTCATATAAGCGGAGAGATTGTCCGCATAAGGAGAGTTTAGTGCAAGGAAATTGGGGAAATTTGTCTTTTCTACATTTTTTTCCAAAGTTCCTGAATTTTCACCGATCCCAAAAGCGCCATTTCCGTAGAAAATTAATTTTCCACGCTCAAACCCCTCCGCCTTAACCGACAAAATTGGGAAAAGGAAAACAATTCCACAGTAGGTAAGATAAGATTTCCAATTCATTTTCGGCATGTGTGATCTTTCATTTTATCAAGTGTTAAATCAAGCCGAAATTTTTTGTAAACTCTGTCACAAAACCTGAGGGGGTTTTCGTCTTGGTAATGAGGTATAAAGATGAAACCAAAAATTATCATATTAGGAGCTGGTTATGCAGGAATTATGGCTGCAAATCGCTTAGACAAACAATTGGACGAGGTCGAAATTATTTTAATTTCCGAATCTAATATCTTCCAAGAAAGAATTCGAAATCATGAAACCACTGTTCAAGAAAAAAGAAAAAACTACCAAATCAAAGATTTACTCCGAACAAGAGTTAAATTTCTACAGGCTAGAATCACCAATATTTTACCAAGTGAAAAATCTGTTTTACTCGAAGGAAAATCTGAACCACTCTTCTATGATTATCTTATCCTTTGTCTCGGTAGCACTGGAATCCAAAAAAAATCCAATTTTGAACATTCCATTCAATCCCAAGAAGCCGTTTCCAAGTTTTTGAAAGATTCAAAACAAAAAGAAATTCAAAATCTTTGTATCATTGGAGGGGGACTGACCGGAATTGAAATGGCCACAGAATGGAAACACTACCGCCCGCATTCTTCTGTAACAATTGTTGATCGAAATGAATGGGGAACTTCCTTTTCCCAAAAAGCAAAAGATTATTTACAATCTTATTTGTTCCAGAACCAAATTCAAATTTTAGATAACGTGAAAATCGAAACAATCTCTGCAAAAGAAATCATCTTTCAAAACCAAACCAAACTTTCATTTGACGTTCTTTTCAATTGTTGCGGGTTTCATTGTTCTCCCCTTCCCAAACAGGCAGGATTTCCTACGAATGAGAGAAACCAAGTGTATGTGGATCCATTCTTAAGGGCCATTGGACATCCCGAAGTTTTTGTTGCAGGTGATTTAGCTTATTTAGAAACCTCTTATTTAAGAATGGGTTGTGTGACAGCTTTACCCATGGGAGCTTATATTGCGGATCACCTCGCAAATCTCATTCAAGGAAAAAACATTTCTCCTTTTTCATTTCAGTTTTTTGGAAGGTGTATATCTTTGGGTAGAAACGAAGGGCTCATTCAGTTTACATACAACGATGATAAACCGAAAGAGAAAATCATTAAAGGAAAATGGGGAGCTCGTATCAAAGAAATGGTAAACCGTTTTACAATCTTTTCTTTGAAGATGGAAAAACTCCTTCCGTTTCGATTTTATTTTTGGCCAAAGGGAAATCCGATCCAGATGGAAAATAAATTACAGAAAAACCCAGTCCCGATCGGAGTTTAATTCCATGAATGAAATTCATATATTTTTAAAATGGAAACACTATCTTTTTTCCATTGCATACCGGATTACAGGAAGTTATGCGGATGCAGAAGACATTGTGCAGGAGAGTTATCTTAGATGGCTCTCCGCCAAAAAAGAAGATATACAAAATGAAAAATCCTATTTGGGAAGTATAACGGCAAGACTTGCGTTTGATCTTTTGAAAAAGGCTTCTAGAAAAAAAGAAACCTACATTGGACCTTTTTTGCCAGAACCAATCCCGGAAACTGCAGAATCAATGGATGATGAAAGAATCAACTTTGCATTTCTAGTGATTCTCGAAACACTCAATCCAAAAGAAAGAGCAGTATTCATATTACGCGAGTTATTCGACTTTTCTTATGAAGAAATCGCAGAAATAATCGGGAAAACTCCAGACAATTGCAGGCAAATCTTTAGCCGAGCCCGTGTGGCAATCCAATCCAGAAAAAAGAAATTTGAACCTGACCCAAAACTTCATTCTAAACTTTTACTCGAATTTAGTTTTGCTTGTTATCACCAAGACACTCAGTCGCTGACCAAACTTTTATCTGAAGATGTCATTGCCTATGCGGATGGAGGTGGCAAAGTTCATGCTGCAAGAATCCCAATTCCTGGAATCCAAAGAGTTGTTACATTATTAAAAAAAACGACAGAGAAAAAAGCAAAATCAACAGAAATCTATTTTGGTTATGCCAACGGTTCACCAGCACTTGTGGGATATTCGAACGAAGTTCCAAGTTTTGTTCAAATTTTTACAATCCAAAACAAACAAATCGATACCATCTTCAATTTAGTAAATCCTGATAAACTAAAGGGCTTTCAAAACAAAGAAAATCTAATTAAACTGGGATATCTACGGAAACCAAGTTGGATCACCTGGGTTCTTTTCAACGTAAGGCGGTGGTTCCTCATCCGCAATTAATGCAGTTTTTTTTGTTTTCTTTCGTCCAATTGGTTGAAGGCAATGAAGATCACAAAACTAATCTTCCTGTTGATATTTTTGACCACATCGTTTAGCCACTGCGGTTTGGGTCAGGATGTTAGTGTACCAGTTGCCCAAAATGGCATCTTAGATCTAAGACAATGGAACTTCGAAACCATGGGAAATGTGCCTCTCAATGGTGAGTGGAAAATTCATTGGCAAAACTGGAACCCAAAGGAGGACCTATCTCCAAACGAGTTTACAAATGTTCCAGGACACTGGACCAATCTTTCTGGGGAAAAATATCCAACCGGATTTGCAACGCTCAGTTTAAAAATCCTTGTGGCAGAAAACACAAAAAATCTTTATCTTCAAAATGGAGTCACTCGCAATGCCTTTGAAATAGCGGTGGATGGGGAAACCATTTACCAATCAGGAACCATTGGAGAAAACTATGACAAGGAAGTTCCTCACTTAAAAATTCAAACAGTTGCTCTGCCCAAGGCTTTAAACAACCAAATCAATTTAGTCGTCAAAATTTCCTGTTTTCATTATCATATTTGCGGAATCGCAACACCATACCACCTGGGTTCACATTCTGGGATCAATCGATCCTTTTTAGAAGCGATCACTCGTGAT is a genomic window of Leptospira bourretii containing:
- a CDS encoding methyl-accepting chemotaxis protein, which codes for MNQNLLIRKLTIAIEAPLYLLIFPYFINFCLFASRFDVTTLIQLAILGSLLSLLPLIIGIFLRYRRLKRLLAYTSQTDGKTLEVLKKGLLEHPHWEGKVILIRWTTSIFGFSFMATTVLELPWKEILALPYACVMLSPIIYLAFYFQTEVNLSPVLKAKELSSVLLDETKIRVFGVFQRNLFTMIAVALLPMLTFGYYLFLILLTEFRSPYWFYQMPIVFIMMVVIIIYAAYVGSKSLKEDIGNLNHSIEKLSKGELSETIPQLSATNLSHTITKLNLFMESLRQYFQTAKVEAISLLSTSRLILDKGSVIDSQVSAEKNKLDSTFESVNQIQNLSRATYDRVLSQKDKTNFLVTELTRVTEEMTDLSVKADGLAQNTVHSIGTIQVAKDAIQSAYEKVEVMNQMSENIKETISIVEGISDRVNLLSLNASIEAARAGSMGRGFAVVAGEVSRLADETAKNIEEIKRVVKLSQVASKESLESMKEIISTNEDVKLKFEEISKVVQMFGRTSETSSENVKSLKELVAQFQRDAEQITEEMKLQTGYTEESNTNLQELWENHSKISTTFGEISEEANRLQTVSDSMEKIVSRFRF
- a CDS encoding metallophosphoesterase, which encodes MKAFFLFLSVLTSLLGFIYYYSTFRLISGLSLNGPVVSVILLGIGALVLLVPLTYTFSRISKREKTQTIFAYITFTNFGFFSILFTLVLFMDFLRWVDLGIITQYSQVLFSSLVHFGFPLDGITEVKNFSLAFSTIVAATALSSLGFFNAHVRLQYKRVSVPIKNLHPDLDGFKIVQISDVHIGPTIKEKFLQRVVKRINQESPDAVVITGDLVDGPASTLKQHLKPLASIQSQYGTFYVTGNHEYYSGVLSWLPEIQNLGVKILLNQNQILTVGKAKLLMAGVTDLTAGRMIKSHQTDPKRAMLGGENCDFKILLAHQPNSIYEASEAGFQLQISGHTHGGQFFPGNILIYFAQKFVSGLHQYKNSLVYVSRGTGYWGPPFRLGAPSEISILKLEST
- a CDS encoding malate:quinone oxidoreductase; translated protein: MKEKDTVRTKSDVILIGAGIMSATLGVLLKELAPHLTITVLERLDAAARESSNAWNNAGTGHSAFCELNYTIENEDGSIQTKKALQIAEWFEISKEFWGYLSGTKRILDADEFIHSIPHYSFVWGEENVSFLKKRYEALKKYELFRGLIYTDDTKTLTEWLPLVMSGRDLSEPVAATKMELGTDVNFGTLTRAMFRYLESFPDVHVHYFEDVKDLERSENGLWHLTSNNIQTHEKEHHEAKFVFIGAGGGSLPLLEKSDIPEASGFGGFPVSGQWLRCRNRDVIKQHFAKVYGKANVGSPPMSVPHLDTRIIEGKKELLFGPFAGFTTKFLKRGSYLDLVKSLEFDNIFPMLSAGMHNLPLTKYLIGQAIQSHEDRIDALREYFPEVKSEDWELVIAGQRVQVIKKDEEEGGVLEFGTEVVSAKDGSLAALLGASPGASTSVSIMLEVLADCFPKEMSSNEWKSKLKMMIPSFGESMKDNPEVCLVSRRNTAELLELNQTEKTNVGSKR
- a CDS encoding OmpA family protein; amino-acid sequence: MPKMNWKSYLTYCGIVFLFPILSVKAEGFERGKLIFYGNGAFGIGENSGTLEKNVEKTNFPNFLALNSPYADNLSAYMNYYTISTVNQQRTELSSHFGELGFEYGLFRYFGIGLSVSDQVIRASNFRSVDERQIILYALTATNYSTLLSRLNQGDIYDLAVQKKRDVFHSTSGDLNLFFHLQPNDPMDPYIRVGGGAGYERLFGGGTNRVFGAVGFRYHFDSHLFVNAELEHSNVYIVNYSAPSSGHRNKGNFEETFYKIGLGVSFSTLGDVKQEIETKPTSVLDTAGSELPTQSKEQVIENKLERFVFLASEIFDLPTSRIHLEGRARLDAIARSLVNEYKDYDVLVITYTSPFRDDLPGNYENYDLGFERSQAISRILRDKGVSPQRIINSTQGSSLYTVESKEKVVIELRKKVK
- a CDS encoding NAD(P)/FAD-dependent oxidoreductase; the encoded protein is MKPKIIILGAGYAGIMAANRLDKQLDEVEIILISESNIFQERIRNHETTVQEKRKNYQIKDLLRTRVKFLQARITNILPSEKSVLLEGKSEPLFYDYLILCLGSTGIQKKSNFEHSIQSQEAVSKFLKDSKQKEIQNLCIIGGGLTGIEMATEWKHYRPHSSVTIVDRNEWGTSFSQKAKDYLQSYLFQNQIQILDNVKIETISAKEIIFQNQTKLSFDVLFNCCGFHCSPLPKQAGFPTNERNQVYVDPFLRAIGHPEVFVAGDLAYLETSYLRMGCVTALPMGAYIADHLANLIQGKNISPFSFQFFGRCISLGRNEGLIQFTYNDDKPKEKIIKGKWGARIKEMVNRFTIFSLKMEKLLPFRFYFWPKGNPIQMENKLQKNPVPIGV
- a CDS encoding sigma-70 family RNA polymerase sigma factor, with translation MNEIHIFLKWKHYLFSIAYRITGSYADAEDIVQESYLRWLSAKKEDIQNEKSYLGSITARLAFDLLKKASRKKETYIGPFLPEPIPETAESMDDERINFAFLVILETLNPKERAVFILRELFDFSYEEIAEIIGKTPDNCRQIFSRARVAIQSRKKKFEPDPKLHSKLLLEFSFACYHQDTQSLTKLLSEDVIAYADGGGKVHAARIPIPGIQRVVTLLKKTTEKKAKSTEIYFGYANGSPALVGYSNEVPSFVQIFTIQNKQIDTIFNLVNPDKLKGFQNKENLIKLGYLRKPSWITWVLFNVRRWFLIRN